The Kitasatospora paranensis genome has a window encoding:
- a CDS encoding alpha/beta hydrolase, translated as MPLHPQAASLLTLLAARQGPPPAELPLTSAREATAGLRALQAAAEPVAEILDTFVPGAAGLLPVRVYRPKTDDPAPRALLVHFHGGGWATGGLELVDRPLRRLANVTGAVVAGVGYRLAPETRFPGPAEDAYAAVAALHARAAELGADPERVVVAGDSAGGNLAAAVCLMARDRGGPHLAAQLLLYPVTAPAEGSPFGSYEEYADGYLLTRDTMRLFWNHYLADPADAAHPYAAPLHAPDLTGLPPALVITAEYDVLRDEGEAYARRLREAGVPVRAVRYAGAIHGFFWLPGVLDVFDDAADDIRRALHALPGV; from the coding sequence GTGCCGCTTCACCCTCAGGCAGCGTCGCTGCTCACCCTGCTCGCCGCGAGGCAGGGCCCTCCGCCGGCCGAGCTGCCGCTCACCTCGGCCCGGGAGGCCACGGCCGGCCTGCGCGCCCTCCAGGCAGCCGCCGAGCCGGTCGCCGAGATCCTGGACACCTTCGTGCCCGGAGCCGCCGGGCTGCTGCCCGTCCGCGTCTACCGGCCGAAGACCGACGACCCGGCCCCTCGCGCCCTGCTGGTTCACTTCCACGGCGGCGGGTGGGCCACGGGCGGACTGGAGCTGGTGGACCGCCCGCTGCGCCGCCTCGCCAACGTCACCGGAGCGGTCGTCGCCGGTGTCGGCTACCGGCTGGCACCCGAGACCCGATTCCCCGGCCCCGCCGAGGACGCGTACGCCGCCGTCGCAGCCCTGCACGCCCGTGCGGCCGAGCTCGGGGCCGACCCGGAACGCGTGGTGGTCGCCGGGGACAGCGCGGGCGGCAACCTGGCCGCCGCCGTGTGCCTCATGGCCCGCGACCGCGGCGGCCCGCACCTCGCTGCGCAACTGCTGCTCTACCCGGTCACCGCACCGGCCGAGGGCTCACCGTTCGGCTCGTACGAGGAGTACGCCGACGGCTACCTGCTCACCCGGGACACGATGCGGCTGTTCTGGAACCACTACCTGGCCGATCCGGCCGACGCCGCGCACCCCTACGCCGCCCCGCTCCACGCACCCGACCTCACCGGGCTGCCGCCCGCCCTGGTGATCACCGCCGAGTACGACGTGCTGCGCGACGAGGGCGAGGCGTACGCGAGGCGGCTGCGCGAGGCCGGGGTGCCGGTGCGCGCGGTCCGCTACGCCGGAGCGATCCACGGCTTCTTCTGGCTGCCCGGCGTCCTGGACGTCTTCGACGACGCGGCCGACGACATCAGGCGGGCGCTGCACGCCCTGCCGGGCGTCTGA
- a CDS encoding NAD(P)/FAD-dependent oxidoreductase has translation MALSGDPGAPDWQWAGTREDATGAPVVAVIGAGMSGLLAAHRLGQAGVPYVVLEKNTDIGGTWLENAYPGCRVDVPSHLYSYSFAADHDWPQHFSAQPEILEYFRGFADRSGVREHIRFGTEVESATWSEAAGSWTLLLRGADGARWELTVRAVISAVGQLNRPSRPRITGADSFRGHLFHSARWDHSVDLAGKRVAVVGTGASALQIVPAIADEVAELAVYQRSAPWLVDTPHYTRELPEGMAWLLRHLPGYGTWYRFWLFCQYVEGSLPYIQADPAWTDTQRSVSALNDRLRELRTRSLLQQAGDDAELAAKVVPDHPPGAKRMLRDDGSWIRTLRQDHVDLVTDRIERFTERGIATASGEREFDVIVYATGFEASRFLTPMTVTGRDGRDLHEHWEGDARAYLGIQIPGFPNFFCLYGPNTNIVVNGSIVFFSECAVHYVLGCLRPLLQDGHHAVDCDRDAHDAFNRRIDEGNAQMAWGAADVDSWYRNSTGRISQNWPFSLLEYWRLTRTPQDSALVLDRQPNPTEKRTI, from the coding sequence TTGGCGCTCTCCGGGGATCCAGGCGCTCCCGACTGGCAGTGGGCAGGCACCCGGGAGGACGCCACCGGCGCACCGGTCGTCGCGGTGATCGGCGCGGGCATGTCGGGTCTGCTGGCCGCCCACCGCCTGGGCCAGGCCGGCGTGCCGTACGTGGTGCTGGAGAAGAACACCGACATCGGCGGCACCTGGCTGGAGAACGCCTACCCGGGTTGCCGGGTCGACGTGCCCAGCCACCTCTACAGCTACTCCTTCGCTGCGGACCACGACTGGCCGCAGCACTTCTCCGCCCAGCCGGAGATCCTGGAGTACTTCCGCGGCTTCGCCGACAGGTCGGGCGTGCGCGAGCACATCCGCTTCGGCACCGAGGTGGAGTCCGCGACCTGGTCCGAGGCAGCGGGAAGCTGGACGCTGCTGCTGCGCGGCGCCGACGGCGCCCGGTGGGAACTGACCGTCCGTGCGGTGATCAGTGCCGTGGGCCAGCTCAACCGTCCCAGCCGGCCCCGGATCACGGGCGCCGACTCCTTCCGCGGGCACCTGTTCCACTCGGCGCGCTGGGACCACTCGGTGGACCTGGCCGGCAAGCGCGTCGCCGTGGTCGGGACGGGCGCCAGCGCCCTGCAGATCGTCCCCGCGATCGCCGACGAGGTGGCCGAACTGGCCGTCTACCAGCGCTCGGCGCCGTGGCTGGTCGACACCCCGCACTACACGCGGGAACTGCCCGAGGGCATGGCCTGGTTGCTGCGCCACCTGCCGGGCTACGGCACCTGGTACCGGTTCTGGCTGTTCTGCCAGTACGTCGAGGGCAGCCTCCCGTACATCCAGGCCGACCCCGCGTGGACGGACACGCAGCGATCGGTCTCCGCTCTCAACGACCGGCTGCGCGAACTGCGCACGCGTTCCCTCCTCCAGCAGGCCGGCGACGACGCCGAGTTGGCGGCCAAGGTCGTCCCCGACCACCCGCCGGGCGCCAAGCGGATGCTCCGTGACGACGGCTCGTGGATCCGCACGCTCCGGCAGGACCACGTCGACCTCGTCACCGACCGGATCGAGCGCTTCACCGAGCGCGGCATCGCCACCGCCTCCGGCGAGCGGGAGTTCGACGTCATCGTGTACGCCACCGGCTTCGAGGCCTCGCGCTTCCTCACGCCGATGACGGTCACCGGGCGCGACGGGCGCGACCTGCACGAGCACTGGGAGGGCGACGCCCGGGCGTACCTGGGCATCCAGATCCCCGGCTTCCCGAACTTCTTCTGCCTCTACGGCCCGAACACCAACATCGTCGTCAACGGCAGCATCGTCTTCTTCTCCGAGTGCGCCGTGCACTACGTCCTCGGCTGCCTGCGTCCGTTGCTGCAGGACGGGCACCACGCCGTGGACTGCGACCGGGACGCGCACGACGCGTTCAACCGCCGGATCGACGAGGGCAACGCGCAGATGGCCTGGGGCGCCGCCGACGTGGACAGCTGGTACCGCAACTCGACCGGGCGCATCTCGCAGAACTGGCCCTTCTCCCTCCTGGAGTACTGGCGCCTCACTCGGACGCCGCAGGACTCCGCCCTCGTCCTGGACCGACAGCCGAACCCGACCGAGAAGAGAACGATATGA
- a CDS encoding SDR family NAD(P)-dependent oxidoreductase produces the protein MNHTTAPAAEFAGRVALVTGAASGIGLAVARRLADTGAAVVLADCDEDRVDEAAAALRGLGRTAVAVRTDVTDPASVEQAVRLAVDTFGALHLAVNNAGITGEVAPTAECTLENWRRVIDIDLTGVFHSLKYQLPRILASGGGAVVNMSSIVGSHGYAGGPAYAAAKHGVIGLTKTAALEYAAHGVRVNAVGPGFVDTPLLGLADPATRDRLAALHPAGRLATAAEVAEVTAFLLSDRASFVTGSYHLVDGGYSAR, from the coding sequence ATGAACCACACCACCGCACCGGCAGCCGAGTTCGCGGGCAGGGTCGCGCTGGTCACCGGCGCCGCCTCCGGCATCGGTCTGGCCGTCGCCCGGCGGCTGGCCGACACCGGTGCCGCCGTGGTCCTGGCCGACTGCGACGAGGACCGGGTCGACGAGGCGGCGGCAGCCCTGCGCGGCCTCGGCCGGACAGCCGTCGCCGTCCGCACCGACGTCACCGACCCGGCCTCCGTCGAGCAGGCCGTCCGCCTCGCGGTGGACACCTTCGGCGCCCTGCACCTGGCGGTGAACAACGCCGGCATCACCGGGGAGGTCGCGCCCACCGCCGAGTGCACGCTGGAGAACTGGCGCCGGGTCATCGACATCGACCTCACCGGCGTCTTCCACAGCCTGAAGTACCAGCTGCCGCGGATCCTCGCCTCCGGCGGTGGCGCCGTGGTCAACATGTCCTCGATCGTCGGCTCCCACGGGTACGCCGGAGGCCCTGCCTACGCCGCCGCCAAGCACGGCGTCATCGGGCTGACCAAGACGGCCGCCCTGGAGTACGCCGCCCACGGAGTCCGCGTCAACGCGGTCGGCCCGGGGTTCGTCGACACCCCGCTGCTCGGCCTCGCCGACCCGGCCACCCGCGACCGGCTGGCCGCGCTGCACCCCGCCGGGCGGTTGGCGACGGCCGCGGAGGTCGCCGAGGTCACGGCGTTCCTGCTCTCCGACCGCGCGTCCTTCGTCACCGGCAGCTACCACCTGGTCGACGGCGGCTACTCGGCCCGCTGA
- a CDS encoding ABC transporter permease, which produces MTTLPATADPESNSAPADRYPWRTVRPVTRTFLAVLWRDLFTTTRRPTAFLVQVIVQPLLLFFVFGKVLGEAGYTTGDFGATLLPGVMALNALLVSLQNTAMPLIMDFSWSGEIEDRLLAPLPGPLVAVAKVVFGTLCGLFAGLVMAPFGFLVLGTAGWPPTAWPGVLFVLALGSATGAGIGLMLGTVVSPDRISVTFSLVLAPLTFTGSVQYPWSSLGHVRWFQVISAVNP; this is translated from the coding sequence ATGACCACCCTGCCCGCGACCGCCGACCCGGAGTCGAACTCCGCCCCCGCCGACCGGTATCCGTGGCGCACCGTCCGCCCGGTGACCCGGACCTTCCTCGCCGTGCTGTGGCGCGACCTGTTCACCACGACCCGGCGGCCGACCGCGTTCCTGGTGCAGGTGATCGTCCAGCCGCTGCTGCTGTTCTTCGTCTTCGGCAAGGTACTCGGCGAAGCCGGTTACACCACTGGCGACTTCGGCGCGACGCTGCTGCCCGGTGTGATGGCACTCAACGCGCTGCTCGTCTCGTTGCAGAACACCGCGATGCCGCTGATCATGGACTTCTCGTGGTCCGGCGAGATCGAGGACAGGCTTCTCGCGCCACTGCCGGGGCCTCTGGTCGCCGTGGCCAAGGTCGTGTTCGGAACGCTGTGCGGCCTGTTCGCCGGGCTGGTCATGGCACCGTTCGGGTTCCTGGTGCTCGGCACGGCGGGCTGGCCGCCGACGGCCTGGCCGGGTGTGCTGTTCGTGCTCGCGCTCGGCTCGGCGACCGGCGCCGGCATCGGCCTGATGCTGGGCACGGTCGTGTCGCCGGACCGGATCAGCGTCACCTTCTCGCTCGTCCTGGCTCCGCTGACGTTCACCGGGTCGGTCCAGTACCCGTGGTCGTCCCTGGGCCACGTCCGCTGGTTCCAGGTGATCTCCGCGGTGAACCCCTGA
- a CDS encoding ABC transporter ATP-binding protein has translation MSHAVTVSGLVKRYHPHAPAAVDGLSFTVDRGEVFGLLGPNGAGKSTTVGVLTTRILPTAGRGLVFGTDVVARPAEAKRLLAVVPQRQNLDRSLDVRQNLLFHARYHGVGKAERLGRADELLELMGLTDQAGQRVERLSGGQAQRVVIARALMHAPAVLFLDEPSTGLDPQSRLFLHQRIRELRDRGVTVVLTTHDMDEAESLSDRVGIVDHGRLLALDTPRALTETLPGHATIAARVRGAQVPADSIVAALASLPGADTAEHDAPPHDAEPGAGHLFRVRTDKDPSALLPDVLRTVVELAAGAEVLDLSIVRPSLQDVFLSLTGRELR, from the coding sequence ATGAGTCACGCCGTCACCGTCAGCGGACTTGTCAAGCGCTACCACCCGCACGCACCGGCCGCCGTGGACGGCCTGAGCTTCACGGTCGACCGGGGCGAGGTCTTCGGCCTGCTCGGTCCCAACGGGGCGGGGAAGTCCACCACCGTCGGGGTGCTGACCACCCGGATCCTGCCCACCGCGGGCCGGGGCCTGGTCTTCGGCACCGACGTGGTGGCCCGGCCGGCCGAGGCCAAGCGGCTGCTCGCCGTCGTGCCGCAACGCCAGAACCTGGACCGCTCCCTGGACGTGCGGCAGAACCTGCTCTTCCACGCGCGCTACCACGGCGTCGGGAAGGCGGAGCGGCTCGGCCGCGCCGACGAGTTGCTGGAGCTGATGGGGCTCACGGACCAGGCCGGTCAGCGGGTCGAGCGGCTCTCCGGCGGTCAGGCACAGCGGGTCGTCATCGCGCGGGCGCTGATGCACGCGCCCGCGGTGCTGTTCCTGGACGAGCCCTCGACCGGTCTGGATCCCCAGTCTCGGCTGTTCCTGCACCAGCGCATCCGCGAACTGCGCGACCGCGGTGTCACCGTGGTGCTCACCACCCACGACATGGACGAGGCCGAGAGCCTGTCCGACCGCGTCGGCATCGTCGACCACGGCAGGCTCCTCGCACTGGACACGCCGCGGGCGCTGACCGAGACGCTCCCGGGCCACGCCACCATCGCCGCACGGGTGCGCGGCGCGCAGGTGCCGGCGGACTCGATCGTCGCCGCGCTGGCGTCGCTGCCCGGAGCCGACACCGCCGAGCACGACGCGCCGCCGCACGACGCGGAGCCCGGCGCCGGCCACCTCTTCCGGGTGCGCACCGACAAGGACCCGTCGGCCCTGCTGCCCGACGTCCTGCGCACCGTCGTGGAGCTGGCAGCGGGGGCCGAGGTGCTCGACCTGTCGATCGTCCGGCCCAGCCTTCAGGACGTCTTCCTCAGCCTGACCGGAAGGGAGCTGCGATGA
- a CDS encoding thiopeptide maturation pyridine synthase produces MTESSWRSVSIFHHDGDRTDLLLDAVRPFITAVAPSVSRVYYQPHWRRGPHVRIPIRASSEAFDEVVAPAVADILQEYLRAHPSAVVLDERAAHAEHVRLARHERERGPLTPWAANNTIETGPYDQRLHVLGGQAAADLLADYHVDTNDIVFDVLDWARGGGSRMALAVDLFIAVAHRFLPPVTYGYMSYRGHADAFVAKMPDGLRARFDRVYEANAEHFRQRVVEITAAADHHDVIRFGTLPDILLRYRNQANELLKTGELVLNADENGDPEEWGSTWSAWSERSPFHRRLGGHRAAADQLGGWNVFQQYRVVLNWMYLTMYRLGVGELERNLICHVVSRAVEDVHGVTALNRIQDLIGFVDGGGRLQPDHT; encoded by the coding sequence ATGACGGAGTCCTCATGGCGCAGCGTGAGCATCTTCCACCACGACGGCGACCGGACCGATCTGCTGCTCGACGCGGTGCGCCCGTTCATCACGGCCGTGGCCCCTTCGGTGTCCAGGGTGTACTACCAGCCGCACTGGCGCCGCGGGCCGCACGTCCGCATTCCGATCCGGGCGAGCTCCGAGGCCTTCGACGAGGTCGTCGCACCGGCCGTCGCCGACATCCTCCAGGAGTACCTGCGGGCGCATCCGTCGGCCGTCGTGCTGGACGAGCGGGCCGCGCACGCGGAGCACGTCAGGCTTGCCCGACACGAGCGTGAGCGCGGTCCGTTGACGCCCTGGGCGGCCAACAACACGATCGAGACCGGGCCTTACGACCAGCGGCTGCACGTGCTCGGCGGACAGGCTGCGGCCGACCTGCTCGCCGACTACCACGTCGACACCAACGACATCGTGTTCGACGTTCTCGACTGGGCCCGCGGCGGCGGGTCGAGGATGGCGCTCGCGGTGGACCTGTTCATCGCGGTGGCGCACCGCTTCCTCCCGCCGGTGACCTACGGCTACATGTCCTACCGGGGGCACGCCGACGCCTTCGTCGCGAAGATGCCCGACGGCCTGCGCGCACGCTTCGACCGGGTCTACGAGGCCAACGCAGAGCACTTCCGGCAGCGGGTCGTCGAGATCACCGCGGCCGCCGACCACCACGACGTCATCCGGTTCGGCACCCTCCCGGACATCCTGCTCCGGTACCGCAACCAGGCCAACGAGCTTTTGAAGACCGGGGAGTTGGTGCTCAACGCCGACGAGAACGGCGACCCGGAGGAGTGGGGCTCGACCTGGAGCGCCTGGTCCGAGCGCAGCCCGTTCCACCGGAGGCTCGGTGGTCATCGGGCTGCCGCCGACCAACTCGGCGGATGGAACGTCTTCCAGCAGTACCGGGTCGTCCTCAACTGGATGTACCTCACCATGTACCGGCTCGGCGTCGGCGAACTGGAACGCAACCTGATCTGCCACGTGGTCTCCCGGGCCGTCGAGGACGTGCACGGCGTGACCGCGCTGAACCGGATCCAGGACCTGATCGGCTTCGTCGACGGCGGCGGCCGTCTGCAGCCGGATCACACCTGA